The Thermus brockianus genome window below encodes:
- a CDS encoding vWA domain-containing protein codes for MKAIRYSRYEGSLDELSPEEILSLLEDFLLDSGFSDPFQRYDPDPNRTPTLEDLYDALLEALLKNELVPEDWLREARFANRKEETRLYQAIQRMIQRLQEAGYLRLPGEDPTSPSPGGYRGEAGETRLELTEKASDFLGLKSLRELLGALGRNPPGLHPTPHHAPGVEKTGETKPWAWGDPLELNVPETLKKVAAKGLTGLSHEDLVIDLAEYTASMSTVVLLDCSHSMILYGEDRFTPAKKVALALAHLIRTQYPGDRVRFVLFHDTAEEIPLAKLPLAQVGPYHTNTKAGLELARTLLRKMGGEMKQIILITDGKPSALTLPSGEIYKNAWGLDPLILAETLKEATLARREGIPIHTFMLAREPELLAFVKKLSQITRGKAYLTSPRNIGKYLLLDFLNKKVRAN; via the coding sequence ATGAAGGCCATCCGGTATAGCCGCTACGAGGGAAGCCTAGACGAGCTCTCCCCCGAGGAGATCCTGAGCCTTCTGGAAGACTTCCTCCTGGACTCGGGCTTCTCCGACCCCTTCCAGCGCTACGACCCCGACCCGAACCGGACCCCCACCCTGGAGGACCTTTACGACGCCCTCCTCGAGGCCCTCCTCAAAAACGAGCTCGTCCCCGAGGACTGGCTACGGGAGGCCCGTTTCGCCAACCGCAAGGAGGAAACCCGGCTTTACCAGGCCATCCAGCGCATGATCCAGCGCCTCCAAGAGGCGGGCTACCTCCGCCTCCCCGGCGAGGACCCCACCAGCCCCAGTCCAGGGGGGTATCGGGGGGAAGCGGGGGAAACCCGCCTGGAGCTCACGGAGAAGGCCTCGGATTTCCTGGGGCTCAAAAGCCTCCGGGAGCTCCTCGGGGCCCTGGGCCGCAACCCCCCGGGCCTCCACCCCACCCCCCACCACGCCCCCGGGGTGGAAAAGACCGGGGAGACCAAGCCCTGGGCCTGGGGCGACCCCCTGGAGCTCAACGTCCCGGAAACCCTGAAGAAGGTGGCGGCCAAGGGGCTAACGGGCCTTAGCCACGAGGACCTGGTGATAGACCTGGCGGAGTACACCGCCAGCATGAGCACCGTGGTCCTCCTGGACTGCTCCCACTCCATGATCCTCTACGGGGAAGACCGCTTCACCCCGGCCAAAAAGGTGGCCCTGGCCCTGGCCCACCTCATCCGCACCCAGTACCCCGGGGACCGGGTGCGCTTCGTCCTCTTCCACGACACCGCCGAGGAAATCCCCTTGGCCAAGCTCCCCCTGGCCCAGGTGGGCCCCTACCACACCAACACCAAGGCGGGGTTGGAGCTTGCCCGCACCCTCCTGCGGAAGATGGGCGGGGAGATGAAGCAGATCATCCTCATCACGGATGGCAAGCCCTCGGCCCTCACCCTCCCGAGCGGGGAAATCTACAAGAACGCCTGGGGCCTGGACCCCCTGATCCTGGCGGAAACCCTCAAAGAGGCCACCCTGGCCCGGCGGGAGGGCATCCCCATCCACACCTTCATGCTGGCCCGGGAGCCCGAGCTTTTGGCCTTCGTGAAGAAGCTCTCCCAAATCACCCGGGGGAAGGCCTACCTGACAAGCCCCAGGAACATCGGCAAGTACCTCCTCCTGGACTTCCTCAACAAGAAGGTGCGGGCCAACTGA